Below is a genomic region from Catenuloplanes atrovinosus.
GCTGCGCCGGCACGGGCTGGCGCCGGAGCGGCTGATCCTGGAGATCACCGAGACGCGCCGGATCGCGGACCTGGGCGCGGCGGTGGCGGCGGCCGGGCGGTTGCAGCGGATGGGCGTACGGCTGGCGCTGGACGACTTCGGCACCGGCTTCAACTCGCTGGCGCAACTGCACGCGCTGCCGGTCTCGATCGTCAAGCTGGACGCCACGCTGACCACGGCGGACGAGCGGTCGCGCGCGCTGGTCCGGTCCGTGCTGGCGATCTGCCGGGACCTGGGCGCGTCCGTGATAGCGGAGGGCATCGAGGCGGCGCCGCAGGCCGACGCCCTGGCCGCGCTCGGCTGCCCGCTCGGCCAGGGCTACCTATACGGCGCCCCGGTCCCGCTGGAGCGCGCCGCGTGAGCGCCGTTCAGCCGTGCACCACCCGCACGTCGACGTTGCCGCGGACCGCGTTGGAGTAGGGGCAGACCTGCTCGGCCGCGTCGGTCAGCGCGGTGACGGCCGCCGCGTCCAGCGTGGGCACCGCGACCTCGAGCGTGACGGTCAGCCCCAGCGCCGGCCGGTCGGTGGCGCGGACCAGGCCGACCTTCGCGGTGACCGTGGAGTCGCCCAGGTCCAGCTTCTGACGGCGGGCGACCAGCCGCATCGCGGAGTGGAAGCACGCCGCGAACCCGGCGGCGAACAGCTGCTCCGGGTTGGTGGCGCCGCCCGCGCCGCCCAGTTCCCTCGGCGCGGCGACCGGGAAGTCGATCAGGCCGTCCGAGGAGGTGACCGCGCCGTTGCGCCCGTCGCCGGACGACGTGACCTCGGCCGTGTAGATGGCGGACATCCGCATCACTCCTTCGTACCGTGGATGGTGTTGGTGATCTGCTCCAGCGCCCGGTGCAACCGGGCGTAGTCGTCGAGGGAGATGCCGAGGCCGCCGGCGATCGTCATGGGCACGGCCGCGCACTCGGCGCGCAGCGCGCGCCCGGCGTCGGTGAGCCGGACCTCGACCACGCGCTCGTCCGCGGCGCGGCGCTGCCGCCGGATCAGCCCGGCCGCCTCGACGCGCTTGAGCATCGGCGAGAGCGTGCCGGAGTCCAGTCGCAGTGCGGTGCCCAGTTCCTTGACGGTCACCGGCTCGTCCGGCCGTTCCCAGAGCACCAGCAGCACCAGGTACTGCGGGTAGGTCAGGCCGGCCCGGTCGAGCAGCGGCCGGTAGAGATCGGTCACCGCGCGCGACGCCGAGTAGAGCGCGAAGCAGAGCTGGTACCGCAGACTCATGCCGATCGCCGGATCGTCCGTCACCCGTCAAAGGCTAGCGGCCGATTAAGTTGTGCACAACCGAAATCCGGCCGCGGGTACGCTGACGCGGGTGAGCCACGTCGCAGGACTCCTTCTCGCCGCGGGCGCCGGCCGCCGCTACGGCATGCCCAAGGCGCTCGTCCCGCTCGACGGCGAGTTGCTCGCCGACCGCGCCGCCCGCGCGCTGGCGGCCGGCGGCTGCGATCCCGTGCTGGTCGTGCTGGGTGCCGCCGCCGCGGACGTGCGCGCACGGGCCGCGCTCACCGGCGCCGACGTGGTGATCAACGAGGAATGGGCGACCGGCATGGGCTCGTCGCTGCGCGCCGGCCTGACCGCGCTGGCCCGCCGTGCCGAGGTGGACGCGGCCGTGGTGCTGCTGGTGGACACGCCGGGCGTCTCCGCGGCCGCGGTGCGGCGGCTGGCCGCGGCCGGTGCGCCCGACGCGCTGGCGATGGGCGGATACGACGATCACGCCGGGCATCCGGTGCTGCTCGGCCGCGATCACTGGGCCGGCGTGGCCGCGCTCGCCACCGGCGACGTGGGCGCGCGGCCGTACCTGCGGGCACATCGCGACCTGGTGCGGATCGTGCCGGTCGGCGACGTGGCGTCGGACGAGGACCTGGACCACCCGATCGTTTCCGGTTCGCAAAATGATGATCAAAGAGCTTCATGATCGATGCCTGGGCTGATTGACTGTCCGGGTGACGCTCGCTGAACTCAACGCACTCCCGGAGGAGGCGGCGCGCGAGGAGCTGCGCACCTGCTGCGCCTCGTCCCGGTGGGTGTCCGAGGTGGCCGCGCGCCGGCCGTACCCACGGCTCGACGCCCTGCTGGCGGTCAGTGACGCGGCGCTGGCCGTGCTCGGCTGGGACGACGTGCTCGAGGCGCTCGCGGCGCACCCGCGGATCGGGCAGCGCGTCACCGGCGCCGACCGGGAGAGCGCCTGGTCCCGGCGCGAGCAGTCCGGCATGGACGCCGCCACCGACGACGTGCGCGCCGCGCTGGCCGAGGCGAACGCGGCGTACGAGGAGCGGTTCGGGCACGTGTTCCTGATCTTCGCGAGCGGCCGGTCCGATGTGGAGATGCTGGCCGCGGCGCGGTCCCGGCTGGACAACGACGAGCCCACCGAGCGCCGCGTGGTGCACGGCGAGCTGACGAGGATCGTGCGGCTGCGGCTGGAGAGGCTGTTCGGATGACCGAGTACGCGAGCATCTCCACGCACATCCTGGACACCGTCTCCGGGGAACCGGCCCGCGGCGTCTACGTGCGGCTCGAGCGGCGGGACGCGGACGGCTGGTCCACGGTCGCGGAGGGCCGCACCGACGACGACGGCCGGCTCCGCGAGTGGGCGCCGATCAACGCCTGGCAGGCGGGCGGCTACCGGCTGGTCTTCTACGTCGAGCCGTACCTGGGCGGGAACGCGTTCTTCCCGGAGATCACCGTGGCGTTCCACGTGCACGACCCGCGGCGGCACTACCACGTGCCGCTGCTGCTCAGCCCGTACGGGTACACCACCTACCGAGGGAGTTAGACGACGTGGCGATCGTGCTCGGCCCGAACCGGTACGGCAAGGCGGAGACCCGGGTCGTGCGGGTCACCCGCGACGGCGGCACCCACTCCATCACCGACCTGAACGTCAGCGTGGCGCTCTCCGGCGACCTCGCCGACACGCACCTGACCGGCGACAACGCCAACGTGCTGCCCACCGACACGCAGAAGAACACGGTGTACGCGTTCGCGAAGCAGCACGGCATCGCCTCGCCCGAGGCGTTCGCGCTGCTGCTGGCCCGGCACTTCACGTCCTCCCAGGAGACGATCACGGGCGCGCGGGTGGAGATCGAGGAGTACCCGTGGAACCGGCTCGGGCCGCACTCGTTCTCCCGGGACGGCTCCGCCGTGCGTACCGCGGAGGTGGTCGTCGCGGAGCCCGGCACCGAGGTGTTCGGCGGGCTCACCGGGCTGACGCTGCTCAACTCGACGGACTCGGAGTTCTCCGGGTTCATCAGGGACCCGTACACCACCCTGGCCGAGACGTCCGACCGAATCCTGGCCACTGCGGTGGACGCCCGGTGGCGGTTCATCACGCCCGAGGCCGACTTCGACGCGGTCTTCGGCCGTGCCCGCGCGGCCATGATCGAGGCGTTCACCGGCACCTACAGCTACTCGCTGCAGCAGACGCTCTTCGCGATGGGCAAGGCCGTGCTGGAGGCGTGCCCCGACCTGGCCGAGATCCGGCTGCGCCTGCCGAACAAGCACCACTTCGTGGTCGACTGCACGCCGTACGGGCTGGACGCCGCGCCCGAGGTGTTCCACGCGGACGACCGCCCGTACGGCCTGATCGAGGGGTCGGTGGTCCGGGACGACGTCTCGTGATCATCATCGAGAACTGCGCGGTCGCCACCGTCTCCGGGCCGGAGCACCTGGACGGCCACGTGATCGTCGACGAGGGCACCGGCCGGATCACCGCGGTCGGCAGCGGCCACGCCGGGCGCGTGCACGGCGCCGTCCGGCGCATCGACGGTACCGGCTGCCTGCTCACCCCCGGCCTGGTCAACACGCACCACCACCTCTACCAGTGGGCCACCCGCGGACTCGCCCAGGACGACACGCTGTTCGGCTGGCTCACCACGCTCTACCCGATCTGGGCCCGCATCGACGAGGAGATCGTGCACGCCGGCGCGGCGGCCGGGCTCGGCTGGCTGGCGCTCACCGGCTGCACGCTCAGCACCGACCACCACTACCTGCACCCGGCCGGTGCCGGGGATCTGCTCGCCGCCACCGTCACCGCCGCCGCCGAGATCGGCCTGCGCTTCCACCCCACCCGCGGCGCGATGGACCTCGGCGCCTCCGCCGGCGGCCTGCCGCCCGACTCCGTCGTGGAGACCACGGACGCCGCGCTCGCCGCCACCGCGGACGCGATCGACCGCTTCCACGACCCGTCCCCGTCCGCCATGCTCCGGATCGCGGTCGCGCCCTGCTCGCCGTTCT
It encodes:
- the pucL gene encoding factor-independent urate hydroxylase, whose product is MAIVLGPNRYGKAETRVVRVTRDGGTHSITDLNVSVALSGDLADTHLTGDNANVLPTDTQKNTVYAFAKQHGIASPEAFALLLARHFTSSQETITGARVEIEEYPWNRLGPHSFSRDGSAVRTAEVVVAEPGTEVFGGLTGLTLLNSTDSEFSGFIRDPYTTLAETSDRILATAVDARWRFITPEADFDAVFGRARAAMIEAFTGTYSYSLQQTLFAMGKAVLEACPDLAEIRLRLPNKHHFVVDCTPYGLDAAPEVFHADDRPYGLIEGSVVRDDVS
- a CDS encoding organic hydroperoxide resistance protein encodes the protein MSAIYTAEVTSSGDGRNGAVTSSDGLIDFPVAAPRELGGAGGATNPEQLFAAGFAACFHSAMRLVARRQKLDLGDSTVTAKVGLVRATDRPALGLTVTLEVAVPTLDAAAVTALTDAAEQVCPYSNAVRGNVDVRVVHG
- the uraH gene encoding hydroxyisourate hydrolase; translated protein: MTEYASISTHILDTVSGEPARGVYVRLERRDADGWSTVAEGRTDDDGRLREWAPINAWQAGGYRLVFYVEPYLGGNAFFPEITVAFHVHDPRRHYHVPLLLSPYGYTTYRGS
- the uraD gene encoding 2-oxo-4-hydroxy-4-carboxy-5-ureidoimidazoline decarboxylase — protein: MTLAELNALPEEAAREELRTCCASSRWVSEVAARRPYPRLDALLAVSDAALAVLGWDDVLEALAAHPRIGQRVTGADRESAWSRREQSGMDAATDDVRAALAEANAAYEERFGHVFLIFASGRSDVEMLAAARSRLDNDEPTERRVVHGELTRIVRLRLERLFG
- a CDS encoding nucleotidyltransferase family protein; its protein translation is MSHVAGLLLAAGAGRRYGMPKALVPLDGELLADRAARALAAGGCDPVLVVLGAAAADVRARAALTGADVVINEEWATGMGSSLRAGLTALARRAEVDAAVVLLVDTPGVSAAAVRRLAAAGAPDALAMGGYDDHAGHPVLLGRDHWAGVAALATGDVGARPYLRAHRDLVRIVPVGDVASDEDLDHPIVSGSQNDDQRAS
- a CDS encoding MarR family winged helix-turn-helix transcriptional regulator — encoded protein: MSLRYQLCFALYSASRAVTDLYRPLLDRAGLTYPQYLVLLVLWERPDEPVTVKELGTALRLDSGTLSPMLKRVEAAGLIRRQRRAADERVVEVRLTDAGRALRAECAAVPMTIAGGLGISLDDYARLHRALEQITNTIHGTKE